Genomic segment of Gasterosteus aculeatus chromosome 4, fGasAcu3.hap1.1, whole genome shotgun sequence:
AGACGTTGAGACGTCTGTATGCAGAAACCAGAGTGACAACCTCGAGAGAACAATCGAGATCCTTCGGACAATTCGTTTGAGGAAAAAGGTGAAGCGAGAAAGTTTAAACCTCTCTCACACAATCTCAACACCGTGAACGTCTTCGAGGTCAGACTCTCACAAAGTGTAGCATTCTGAAAAAATGTCTGACAACTGAGGCCTTCTGATCTGcagacatacagacacacaagttTAGCctgagctgtcaatcatcacTGCCACAGAAGTCACAACGGACTGACGAATGCGCCGCAGGTACGGACGCAGGAAGCCGAAGAGGTCGCAGGCGctgatttgattggctgagaaAAGGCGGGACATCTCGGAGTCATTGAGCTCACCTAAAAGTGTCACCACAATACCGGCCTGCCTatttgttagcatgctagcgtgtTAGCATGAAACCAGTTTTTCTATTTGCGACGATTCGTCACAGCTGCGAGCAGACCCTTCGACCTGCTGGGCATGCAACCAGTCGCAGCGCCTCCCGGAGGTCAGACTGAGTACTGACAGAAACATCAACATGCTACATGACTGAACGTACTGCGGGAGAACCGCAATACTGACGGCAGTGCCGCACCGTACGCAGTACTCCCGGTAGTACAAAACTGTGCGGAGCAGTACTCACGGGGTCTCACGTTTCACACAAAGACGGGTAAGCAaaaggcttctttttttgtggctgATGCTTCACAGGCCACACCCCCAAATAtatggggggcggggcttcagctTTAAGCCAACATCCTACGGTCTCTCTCGGGCCCTTTCAATGGCCGCGCTACCAACACTGAGATTTTACTTTGACGCAACACTTTTGCGTGTTAGCTGTGAGCTGCTACCGCTCCGCCCAGTGTATGCTAAGGTGGTAGCATTGAGTATTACACTAGAAGGAGGACACAGGAGAGGTCAGCGCTTCCCTCTCAGATGAGGTAACAACATTAATATTCAGGTCATAGTGAGTATGATTTATAATCACAGAAACGAAACCTGTTGCTGCCcgacagaagacacacacaggacggaCAGGAGTCGGCTGTCTAAAGGCAACATGTCCGGCCTAAGCAGATCTGGAGGCAGCTCACGGTGCTGCTACGCTAACGAGTGGCATTGGCTGTTGCCATGCTAAAGTAATATTTGGAAACGCATTGCTGTTTACAAGCGGCATGTTTAGCTTTTGTTAGCTTTTCCATATTGACAAACTTGGCTTTCTTTCTGAACATACCTCTACATAGTTAGCATAGCTAGCATTCTGTCCTGCTGAGGAATGCATTTAAAATACTCACACCCCACAAAACGCTGATATTCTTAGATTAatgctagctgctatgctaacCAGGGCGCCCCAAGCTACGTAAGCGTTGTACTCGTAGTTACAGCTGTGGCGTGGCCATAAGCACATTTGGAGAGTTAGCATTTTCTCTAGATATTGCCAAGCTGTCAGCTAACTGAAGTTAGCGCCGCGCGGCGAACTGACCATGTGACCTGCTGCACCCGCTAACCCCCCCGGTCCCcgcaaaattaaaaacattaacattaaatgacttttatatttttttccccacacagaatcataataataataataatacaaataataatcacTGAATGGATCCACAGGTTCAACCGGAGCCAGTTGGAAAATAACTAGTAAAATGAACAGGTCAAAGTAAAGGCAAGAGGCCGCTCTCCAGCAGCAAAGTGGCCTAGCAGAGAGCATGATGGGAAACGGGCAGTTGTTTGGACAACCCCCTCCATTCCattatcttcatcatcatcatcatcatcatggccGGCTGCAGTCTTTTGGAGTTTGGTTTCGTGTTTCCAAGGCAACAGTCTGTTTGGACTGCGAGGTGAACAGGGATGGGAGGTGTAGTCGTCACGGCAACAGGGGTCAGAGGTGGCTGACGTTGAGGGTGACGTGGGTTGAGttaaggggtgggggggtggccAGCTGGAAGATGCCCTGTGATTGGTTGGTTGGCGGTCAGGTTGGCGAGAAACTTGAGAGAGAAGATCAATTAAATATTCATACTTATAATATACTGAAAGTACTATGTACCTCTGGGATATAGTTATTATACACACCTGTCTGTACTTTGTAATGGCTATTATTACAATTACCTAATTATTCAAGACCAAGAGTTTATTTCAATTAAGATTAAAAAACACGTACCTGTTATTAGAGAAGTTGGCAGTTGGACTTTTTGCGAGTTTTCCCTTGAACTGGACTCTTCCTGTTGATCTGTCGCACAAGGTCATAGAAgatctgcgcacacacacgttaatGTATAACCCGTTAATAAACATGTGTGAGACCCTctgagcggtgtgtgtgtgtgtgtgtgtgtgtgtggtcacctCGTTCACGTTGATCTTGCTCTTGGCCGAGGTCTCCAGGAAGGCGCAGGAGTTCCACTGGCGGGAGAGGCCGATGCCCGACTCCTTGGCCACCACCCGCTCCACCTCCAGGTCGCACTTATTCCCCACGAGGATCATGGGAACCTGCAGCGCCACAGCCAATGCGAATGAGGCATTTGGGGCCTacgttagcttagcctagcactGATTGCGTGGACGTTTCAAAAGGAGCAGAGGCTTCTACTCTGGTAGATAACGCCGGAGGTTCTGCAGATGAATGCAGTACCACAACGTGACCAGCCGGCGGCCCGACTACCCATCGACCTCCGAGTCGTGAGGTCACCATAACGACATCACTATGAACACATCAGCAAGACTAATCCAATAATAATTTCTAATCAGTTGGAGGTTACAACTTGAAAGTTGATGACTTTTACACGATGGAGAGCCGAGTtcacaaacaaaatgttcaACTTGAATTTGTGTAATGTCACAGGAAGTGAGATTACACTCCGTGCTGACAGGagtgtcttttgtgtgtgtgtgtgtgtgcgtgtggtcgTACGTCCTCGGTGTCCTTCACTCGGAGGATCTGCTCCCGGAGGTCCTGAAGGTCGTTAAAGGTCGACTGAGCCGTGATGGAGTAGACGAGAGCGAAGCCCTGACCGTTCTTCATGTACAGGTCTCTCATCGCCGTGAACTgctcctgcagacagacagacggggagggagacagacaggtggtcaAAGAGACCGAAAAGTGGGGCGGGAGACAGACAAGGAGGCAGACGGGTCTTACTGTCCCTGCGGTGTCCAGGATCTCCAGCATACATTGTTGTCCATCGACCTCGACTTgctgcacagagacaaagaTTTACTCAGAACACATTTCATATcgtattcatttatattttagatTTGAATCTTTTACATAATTAAGTTTTGACTTAAATCGCCCAGTTTTAATTATGTTGACTTTTCATCGATTGTTtacgtttcttcttctcttttattCTTTTGTGCAGTCTGATAGTTCCTTAGCTAGCGGCTAATGTTAGCATCCAGGGACTACAAACTGTCTTACGTCCTATCAGGAGAGACATAGACGGGCTGAAGCGGTCTCACCTTCCTGTAGGAATCCTCTATCGTCGGGTCGTATTTCTCCACAAAGATCCCCTGGACAAACTGGACGGtctggagagacagacaggccgaGAGACAGaccggcagagagacagacagacagagagacagacagacaggcagacagccagagagacagacaggcagacagacaggcagagagaagtAGGCCAGTCGAGTTAATGGAACTTCTGTTCTCATTGGAAGTCACTAGAATGGAATTAATGTGACACACTGACACGTCTCCATTATACACTGACTGAAGCACTTcattgtagtgtgtgtgtgtgtgtgtgtgtgtgtgtgtgtgtgtgtgtctctgatgcGAGCAGTATTTTATTGTAACTAAATGAATTGGGATATATTTTGTAATTGAATGGATTTCCTCCAAAAGGTTTTGATTATAATCAATATATCTCAAATATAATTTATAGTTTAAAGCAGCATATTGATAAATATGAGTGAATGTGTTTCATATTTTGATTTAATGAGAAGAAGTTTACTGAAGATTTACTTACCAAAGCCGACTTTCCAACTCCTCCTGATCCTAAAACTACCAATTTGTATTCACgcatcctgtctgtctgtctgtctgctgggagagagagacagacagagacagacagagagagagacagacagagacagattaCTGAAATGTAAACATCTTTAATCATTTCAAAGAGTTCGATGGATCAAAACACAAACCgagtggtacacacacacacgaaggttTCACCGAGAGCTCACAATTACCCAGCATTCATTGTGGTGATGTCACAGCTGTGGAATCCTTCCTGGTTACGGTTGCTATGCCCCctcatgtgcgtgtgtttttacaTACCGGTCATGCCTCGCTGTGTGTTTACCGctgcagacgacacacacacacacacacacacacacacacacacaaacacacgagggGCTGCCAGGGTTCCCATGGTGATGAGATGAGTGTGGGTGTGGTTAAGTGAGGACCAAAACATTAacatctctgtctctcaccGCCATGTGTTATTTTACCCAGAATGCTGATGGTGTGTCCGAACCTTTTCatgctttcatttcctgtttctgaGAGAAGTGAAAAGTCCGACAACGCGAGGGCGAGGTGAACCCTTCTCACGTCGTGCCCTCTCAgcaaaaggggggggaggggccacCAAACCGGTGAAGATGGCGGAACGTAGGACGGCGCCATTTGGGTTGCTATGACGACGCAAATTCATATTCATTCTATTTTAATACAGCGGTCAACTGAGTAAACAATCCAGAGGATGAAAGAAAGACGATTAGATGGAAGAGAAAACATGAAGCAGAAGAAAACATTCTGCTGATGTGTTGTAATGTCCCAGTGAACTCATCACCAGAGACGCACAAGTCACAAAGGGGAACAAGGAGACAGGTGTAGGAGGAGTTCTCTGctgttgtgtctctgtctcAGAGTATCTGCGCAGGTCGAGTTCAGTAAATATCGAGTAATATGAAATAAACAACTGCTATTTGAAACCAGTGACGTCTTAAATAACCTCAAATAAAGAACTGCTGTAAACGGCTTCCAATGGGAATATTCgttaattgaaataaataaaaataaatatgacaagATGAAAAGTCTATTCGTTCTACTTCTTTACGGTGGCTTTTGTCATtgttcttgtttatttgtatgaaTGCGTAAGCGCGCGTGAACAATAAAGCTGACTCGGATTATTCTTTCTAAAATGACTGAACAGATTTACATTTTAACCTCGTGGAGATCAAAAGTTCACTAAGATGAAATAGTCAATGTTAAATAATGAACCTgttgtatataaatatgaattgaGCCTCAGCATGTTGTTATGGCGCTGATGTAACTTAATATGAACTATAATGACATAATATCAATTCATCGGATGTTGTCATTTCTTCTCGTTCACACATCTTAGTCCTCCAGAAGAAGCGCTTTGTTCAAAGTGATTATTATGCTCAAAGGGCTTTTTGTTCAAGCTTGCTTTAATTATCAATTCATCTGCCAATCGTGCAAAATAATGAAAGACAGACGTCCTTCGATTGATCCTTTTATCTGACTGGCTATAAATCAACATGTCTCAAATAGAAGTGGCTGAAAACAGGCATTTGGTTTAAGAAGTGACAGAATATTTGTTTATCGCATCCCAAAGTTTAGAAGACTGCTGCTgcatttattgattacatatCAAACAGGTGGTCACATGACTGTGCTGGATTTTAATCAGATGATCTCTGTAGTATCGTaatcaattattaataatcactcaAAGCAGCGTGATGTTCTAATCTGCTAAAATTGATGCAGAAGaaagatggacacacacacacacacacacacacacacagtattgaCAGGCCCCACCTAGTTGTGGTTGACtaagggatgtgtgtgtgtgtgtgtgtgtgtgtgtgtgtgtgtgtgtgtgtgtgtgtgtgtgtgtgtgtgtgtgtgtcagaatagAACCAAGCCGTGTTCATAcacggcagacagacagacagacagacagacaggttctTCCAAACTCCTGAACGCAGTCTGGATAAGTTacttcctctctttcctccagCAGAGCAGCGGGAGTTCCGCCGCTCCGCGGCCGCCTCAGGCTGCTCCCTCCCCGGCCACATCTGGCGGCGGGGCCTCgctggaggaagccggagacGACCGAACGGGGGGCGGAAGTGTCAAGCAGGGATCTTTAAACGGCGTGAAGACGGAAGGACACACCGCCGCCATGTTGTTCGCTCCACTGTCTGTCACACCAACAGTATCACCCCCACGgacctgtctgcctgcctgcctgcctgcctgcctgtctgtctgcctctgcGTCCGCTTGTCTGTCCGCCGGTCGCTTCCGCACACCCGGCCGGGCCCGGCTCGGCTTGGCACGGCACGGCACCGGCCTGTCCCCCATGCCCCCACCTGAACCCCATCTGCCCCGGTCCGTCCCGGGTTAAGCTACATCTACGTGGTGGAGGGGAGAAATACCAGCGagggaaagaaggaaaagagagaaatgaagcGGTACTTACAGTCATCCACCCGTCCGctgctctctctcccgctctctatCTACGTCGCTCTGCCAGAGCCGCTCCCTCCTGCCGCCGCGGCGCGATGACGTCAAGTTCCACGTTGTGAACGTCGGTGCTTCCGGTGaaccctttcacaataaagggAGGAAAATAAGAATTTGTACAAATGGAAAATCCTATTATCTGAATTCTCATGAGGCTAGAATATTAACTATGgaaccttcactaatgtctggagcatatatatattgtttttaagAGACAATTTAAAAATTAATAATAAGATAAGAtgttaaacaatgcaaaaaacttGTGTTTTGGCTTTTAACTGGTGCTATATATAatttcaataaactaaactgatgaaaaatattttcttgtGGAAAGCTTCAGAATAGTTAAGTACACCTTGAGTTGAGAAGATTTAGTAAactatgaatacatttttgtccTTGAAATGTCCACAATTattcaaaatacacaaaaaggaGATCAATTTCCGGTTCCCATTTATTGCTgacctttttaaataataagtCTACTAGTATAAAAATACATGAGATGATGAAAGATAAATAATGCATGTTCAGTTAATATGCAATAAAAAGCAGATAACATGCCTTTTTTTGCAATAAAGATGACATGAAACAAATGATTTATAGAATGATAACATTGCTGTCGACGTGACATGTTATTAACATCAGAAATTGATACTATTTTTATTTAAGGGcctttcacactcacatccgGGTTCTGTTAACGTCtcgctgctctctgctgcttcctgcaCAGTAGAAATACTAGAAGCAGTTATGACGTTACACTGGCTTCAATTTGCATTGGAAAAACTCAGAAGTGTTATGGTACTTTTTAGTTTTCCTCAACTACATCCCCGAGGTATACATAGTGTACTTTTAATGTACTACATTACTGGACAaacagtacttttacttcaAGTACAGAATTTAGATGATAACAGGTATGTAGAGTTTGGAACGCAGTATTTTCAGTGgggtattagtacttttactgcaCGAAAGAGTCTGAATACTGAATCAACTTGACCAAATAAACGTTGCAGTCCTGTCGAAATGATCACGTGACCCTCAAAATGTGTTCCTCTGCCCTCTCTCTCTGGTCACaccggaggtcaaaggtcaaagcaacTCTTGAGGTCACCAACCCAACCGCTGGataccagagtgtgtgtgtgtgagatttacTGCAGAGTAAAAGAGGAACTTAACGTGTTGTCGAGAACAcgcctcacacacatacactctgTTTACTACACTGCTGTGAAGCCACACCCAAACAGGAAGTAGTCACCGAGAATAgcgtcccctcctccacccaaccAGCTTCCTTTTCTGTCACACTTCCTCGGTAGGTGTGATCTTAAGCGAAAGTACAAACTCCTACAAGTGAAAGTCCTGCCAACAAAGTAAAAGTATTATCAGCACATCGGAGTGAAATGTGTCTGAGGTTTGTTCTGCGTGAATGTGCACGTTGCATGTTTGAACTATTGAGCCCATATCAATGCCTCGTgttctgtgacatcatcacaagTTGTGTGAGAATCTCGTACCAAGAAAAAGATCAGCGTTCGTGACCTTAAAGTTCATTCAGGACGAGTCACGTTAAATAAAGTGTGTCATTAAAACCAAACTTTCTTATATAAAGTCAGATTAGTTTATTGTGAGAATACTTTATATGaagaaataatgaattaatgcCAATTTAATTTGCAATTTAAATGTGAATAGTGTGAAAACTAAATATACACATAtctgtatataaatacacacacacacagaaaataaacaccGGAGGTAAAGAATCATAAATGAATCATCAGGATTTgaacaaaaagaataaaataaaataaaaagccgTACGTTGAGATTTTCAGTGTAAAGCTCCGATGGGAAACTATTCGATTGATTGAGATTTGGAAAGTGATCGATTTGGTGTTAAAGTGATTTGGAATAAACTGAAACTGCAATTGACAAATATCTCTGTGGCTGTAAAGCGACATTAAGACAAAAAAGGACATGTTCCAGAATAAAGGCATTAAGGAACATTCATTACAATTAGAGATGAAGCACAACAATGACGATGAGAAACTGCAGATGAATCTCATGTTTACGTTTTGTCTGTGGGAGTTTTCTACCTGCACCTCAAAGCGGAGAACAAACGGTCGGCCCACCAGCACCAAGGCGTCAGTTCAGCCGTTGCTAGGAGACAGTGGAGCGTCTCCCCTTTGGTCTGCCGCCACGACGGGGTCAcgatcagccaatcagagcagcgCTCGGCCGCctggacaggaagtggtttGGGTACCAGTACGCTGCCCGGTGGTTGAGTACCTTGTTCTGGCTCCCTCTGATACTTCAGTACTTCAACTACTGCAGACCGAACAACTGTTCACTCGTACTTTTACACGCCTCtaaaaaagtacacacacacacattggcatCATTTATGACTCTACTTCACTAGATTCTTTTCAGTGCGTAAATCGTTATATATCACCTGTATTTATATCTGCACACAGATCCATTTAATATCAAGTGAACACAGATTGTagcacttttgttttcatgaaatAAACTGCAGAGTACGATTAGGGATCCCTGCTTATTGCACTCATTGATGTGAGGATCAAAATAACCGggttaataaacatttatttatatcacGTCTGCGTGGAGCCTCTCGCTGCTCACGTGAAGCGACACTAGAAGAAATGAGACGGAAGGAAGAAGCCAGGCAGAAATGGacccttttttatttctcttgggCGATAAACAACAGTGGAGAGTCCCGACCGGAGCAAACCGGTTTCACCAGATCAAAACCGGACCAGGAGGGCAGAGAACGAAGCCGGTACCGACCGGAATGAGCGGGCGTCACGTTACCGTGGCAACGGCCATCTGAGCGGTCCAAATCCAGCGGGGTCAGGTGGAAACCTGGTCCAATAAtccgtcccctcctccctccagagGAGCAAAgggtggaggggcggggctactgaATCAGGGGGAAACAAAGAAAGCTGATTGgtccacaaacaaaaaaaaaaacacccatccATCGTTGCACTTAGCCCCACCCCCACACGTCCCAACCTGAGCATCTTATTGGTTGCCAACATCACTCACAAAAAATAACCGAGCAAACAGAGGGAGCCCTTCTCCCATTGGTCACCACAGCTTCAGGCAATAAAAGGCCGTTATCCCATTGGTCAGTTTTGATAACACGCCAACTGTCAGTCACTCAGCAGCGGCCAACCAGGTTACAGCACAGCACCTGTGGAACTTCCCGAGTAACGCCAAAAAAAGATGATGGACAGGGaaatcagccaatcagacggcctcgcaagtaaacacaaacaggaagggggaggagcttccAAGCCTCAGATGAAACTTATTTTTAtggattttttgtttgttttggtttttgttcttttgtccgTGTGAGTTTTCGCGGTTCGTCAGTCGGCTTCCTTCTTTTCCCACAGCTGATTTCAGTGCAATGCATCATGGAACATCGTTGCTAGGAGAGGGTGTGTCAATATGTGTaagtgtgtgcatctgtgtgtgtgtgtgtgtgtgtgtgtgtgtcctgttgttATGGAAACATGCTGCAGGGTTTGCGCTCCAGCAGCAGGGGGGCAGTAATAAGAGGTGGGGGAGCGTGTTGCATCATGGGGAATGCGTTTGTCCGTCGCTCTTAGCTGGTGTCCATGGACTCCATGTTGGCGGAGCTGGAGTCCCTCTGGATGGAGTCAAAGATGGCCGCCAGCTCCTGATTGGACGAGATCTGCGACTGGAACTCCGACATCAGTGGCGACTTCTCGGCCTCGGGGATCGTCAGCAGCGCCACGACGGCTCGCATGGCCGACCGCTTCAACTCGTCCTGCTTCTCAAACTCCTGCTTCACCGAGTTGGCCTtcacctgcagagacacaggcGGCACGTTCGAGCCCCGAAACACAACAGCAGTGCAACGAGGACGTGCGTCCCTCGAGTATGTCCACTTCATACATCTACTGCACAACAAATACCCCAAATGATGATTATTTTAATGGATTAAACTCCCAGCAGTATATGAGGACAGAGTACTTCCACACTGTGGTAATAATACTATGATCACAGTACTTCTATTGCTAAAAACATAcaagaataaaatatttaaacgAAACCTAActttaatcaaaacaaaaataaatgaaactaaATCAGGTTTTACATAAAAGGTTAAAGGACTCTTcaactcccctccctccccagtaCACCCTGACTGGGCCTGACGGGCTTTACTGGTGCACGTCTACCTTGGTGGTGCAGGTGGCTCTCAGCGGCTCCACCAGCCGGTCCAGTCTCTGGAGGACGGCACTGGGACACAGAGACGACAGCCGGGCCAGCATGAGGAAGGTCAGCATCTAAAGGGacgaccatcatcatcatcatcaaaaccatcatcatcaccgacAGCAGCATGAGGAAGGTCAGCATCTAAAGGGACGACCATCGTCCTCATGTCTCCCCTGATGGCGTGAATAAATCACCAGAGCATTTGAGCAGCGATGTCGTTGCCCCGGCGACTAGATGGCCGCTGGTTAAGCGAGTGGGTCGCTTCTCTCTCTTCAGACCGCCGTTCTCTCATAGGAGCCATTTGGGGCAGAAGACGACCCCGGAGCTGCAACAGCTGCTTTCATTCAAGGCGGACCGCAAAATACGGCCAGAAATTGGCGCCAATCGCCGAAATGCTCCGTGAAGACACTCTTCATCATAAAAAGGTCTTCAGAGCCTCCTCGGAGGAGCAAaacggcaaaaaaacaaacacgcaacCGCTGTAATAACATTCATTGAGGGCGTGTCCTGGGACGGGCTCCGCCCACCTTGATGTCATAGTGGTCCTTCAGCCCGTCCTCCACGTGGTTGAGGAAGGTGAAGATGTCGAGCCGGTCCAGGCAGCTGTCCAGCAGCGTGTACATGCACTCGAACGCCGCCTTCCTGAGGTCCAGCCCGTCGTCCACTGTGTGCTTGAAGGGGCCCATCTCCacctgcgcacgcacacaaacacacacacacacacacacacacacacacacacacacacacttagtccGATCCACGCCACGCCCGCCCAGCCCCCGCACGCGGTGGCGTCCTCACCTCTCGGATCAGCTCCTTCCGGACTTTGGTCTCGTTGTAGAGTTGGGGCAGAACCGAGTCGAGCAGCTCCCGGATCAGGCTGGGCTTGTTGTGGGCGGCAGAGTTGAACGTTACCAAGGCAACGCGGCGCACGTTGAGGTCGGGGTCCTCCAGCGTCTTCAGGAAGtcacctgaggaggaggagaaggacgaggcgagaaaaaataaaataaagggagAAGCCGGCgtggaggaaagagcagccagcagcgccggcagttgttgtgagtcagtTCTGGACCATTAACATTTAAATCTGTCGTCTTGTATTTCGTGCTTTGTCCcgtatcggttattgttgacaaatatatttgtgtgtgtttaatgctgtcatgtacggtagtccagtgcgcttgcacacatactgtgggttatacggtagctGATGTTACGCCTGTAAAGGGAaacacggtgatccattaaaccagcgcggcgAACTAAGACGCctctaatgtatttatttacaaatgccagtttaaattcatctcatagcacttggttgttttttagctgtacttagatacgtttacttaacttgcactacaatgatggtaacaATTTAATGAACGAGCTTTaagtgaacgtgtgtgtgtgtgtgtgtg
This window contains:
- the LOC120817486 gene encoding ras-related protein Rap-1b, translating into MREYKLVVLGSGGVGKSALTVQFVQGIFVEKYDPTIEDSYRKQVEVDGQQCMLEILDTAGTEQFTAMRDLYMKNGQGFALVYSITAQSTFNDLQDLREQILRVKDTEDVPMILVGNKCDLEVERVVAKESGIGLSRQWNSCAFLETSAKSKINVNEIFYDLVRQINRKSPVQGKTRKKSNCQLL